The Medicago truncatula cultivar Jemalong A17 chromosome 7, MtrunA17r5.0-ANR, whole genome shotgun sequence genome includes the window ATCATGtatcttaaaacatcttaaataAAGTCTccgagcatagctcagttggtaaggacattgcataatttatacaggggtcagggttcgaaccccgaacaccccacttctccacatttaattgcgtgagctccagccactaagctattagacaaaaaaaaaaaaaaaacgttaacgAACCCATTGTAAAAATAAGTGTTTTAGAAGTTATgcattaattcaattttataaaagtcAATATCGTTTTTATCAatattaaattgttatttttaaactCCTTAACATGTATCTTAAAAACACAAGTTAACGAGACATTTTAACCAACGGTCAATAAACTCGTATCATTGGAagaaactacaaaaaaaaaaaaaaaaaaaaaccatgaccTAGCCTGAAAAATGTTGACCAAGGAAAGATTGGTGTCCAAATCATTTAGATGGCAATCCAAAATGATAAGTGGAAACCCATTAAACTATCTAGGAACATGCCACCtatatttcacttttttttgtgGATGACCTTTTGATCTTTGAAAGAAGCTTCCAACCACCAAGTGAATGTTATCCTTAGATGTGTCAATTTGTTTTGTGGAGCTTATGAGGTCCAAGGCATTTATTGAGAAGACTAAGAAGTTTGTCTTTACTTATGTCAAGCCTTATCTTGCAATAAGAGCTTGATCAAAGGACTAGGTTTGGTCTCACAAAAGGCTTGAAAAATACTAGGTTGTAAAACCAATTGGCCAGATACAAGTGGTTAATATGTTTTAGCTAAAGGTCTAATCTTTTAGATAGTTCGTGAATTCAAACTCTGACTCGAACAATTTATAGTGAGACTTTACTTACCTACTGATCAAAATACTCATTATCAAAGCTCCCTTTCATTGGGATTTGGAGGATtatgacaaaataaaacatgattaTGCCAATTCTTCACCATAAAAAGGACAAATATACTAGGTTGTAAAACCAATTGGCCAGATGCAAGTGGTTAATCCACTTTAGATAAGGTCTAATGATAGTTACTAAGTTAAAACTCTAACTCGAACAATTTATAGTCAAGCTTTACTTACCTCCTGACCAAAATACTCATTGTCAGAGCTCCTTTCCATTGCGATTTGGAGGATTATGACAAAAAACTTGATTATGCCAATTCTTCACCAAAAACAGGACAAATATACTTACGACTACTTACTTCCAACAAggaatttaatttgaaattgtaACATTTATAATTATCAGTAGTGTATTTTATAGGAATTTTATCAATGTAAAACAAACCAGTGAACATGTCTCATCATACAGatagattttagtttttgtccCAAGAAACTACTTTTTTCATTCATATGCAATGATTAACATCTAGATTCATATACTTGGACGGAGTTACAAATgcttaaaaacaattaaaatgatAATGAACTATTGCACTGATAACTAGACATGAGTGTTTCTCAAGTTTACAGAACTGGTAAAGTCTACAATTTGCTTTAGATACAatctttttctaaattaccaAAACATAATGTAAATTTGCTTTGGATAGCACTAATAGTTGTTTTATGGTTCAATCTCAAATGTAAATAACAAGCATTTTAAGATAATGACATCGACATTTGAAATCAAAAACGAGTAGTGATCTGGGAAAATAAAGCCTTAAAGTCCTTTGTTGGTGAACCTGTTCCCTCGGGTTTTGATGCCAAATCAAATGCCTTAAATTGAGCCTCCTCAAAATTTAGTGCCTGTTAAACAAATTGAATGAGAGGACATTCAAATCACATAGATGAGCAAAAAATGGTGGAATTGTGTTTCGGTAGAGATAAAGTGCCAGcgttgtcaaatagcagctataACAGTCTTATATTGCTCGAGCATAGTGGAATCTGAACAAACCACTATTGTTCTGGAATATCTTATTTAGTACAAAGTTTTGTCGAATAACGGCTACAGTGGCGCTATAGTGTAGCATAGCAGAATCTGAACAAACAGCTAATTTCTGCGATCTGCCATTGACAACACTGGAGAGAGCTTATTTGTTTCCATATACAGATTATAATGATTAAATAAGATACCTGAAGACAGACTTCTGCAACATCAGGTCTAGCTATGGTTCTGATGTCAGTCTTTAGAAGCTCATCGTCCTTCCCTATGACGAGTTCACGGATACCTCCCTCCTTGTCTTGCAAGCCACCAGCTCTGACGCAATAGACAAAAATGGTTTCGTTATATATACAATTCAAGTAATTTCCAGTTAGGTGCCAAATAAAGTGTcgttttataagaaaaaaggcTACATACATAATACATATTGAGCCTATGTATCAATGTAAACTCAagatcattcaaaaaaaaatatatcctgATAATATCAGTGTTGACTGCAAAATTTCCCTTGTGTAGCAAAGGTCATGTGAACTAAATGtatcaaagttttattttatttaaaatacaaatcaaggttattaaaaaaataaaatttaaggaAAAGATCAAGCCATCTAAAGTTTGATGCATCTTTCCACATAACATACCAAATgttatccaacaaaataaaatacaggaaaaataaataaaagagtcctATATATAATCGTATACAGAATACCGGAATCATACAGATATTGTTCGGTATAATAGAAACCGGTGTACCTTATAATCGTATATGGAATACCAGAATCAGCAAGATATTGTTCAGCCTTTCTTTTCCAAACCTACAACCAATACGAAAACAACATTCGTTACCGAACATGCATTTTCATAAACGTTGCGCCAGAATTGTGTTGAAGGAAACCTTACAATTTTTACATACCAATATATTCCCATCACCCAAACTGTTCAAAGGATGGTTAAGGTCTGTTCCACCCATAGACCCTACCAACACAATCTGCTTTACTCCGGCAGCCTTAGCTGTTCATGTATGGAGAGAAAAATTACTTTCAATACAATAAACATTTATAAGTTTATATTATGATCTATTTTTAATGCAGAAAAGGCATAGATTCTCACCAGCatctatttgatttttctgtCCGATCCAGTCAACCTAGTAaacaaaaattactaaaatatgaataaaaaaggataatattGTCAACTTAAGCATGGCATATGGAATATGTATTATGCCGCTGTTTggtttgacttatttgagcttatctacagGCTTATTTGAACATGCCGCACAAGCACCTGTGACTGTTTGAGAGAGattttgaaaacagcttatgacatgttcaaatgttgttttcagcttatttacataagctctccaagattACTTATGAAAagaatttgactttattttaccttttgttGAAACAGTTTACACACTAGCTTGTATTATaaatgcttaattaagttgtttatccaaacaaagcctGACAGTACCTGTTCAGGGTATGCACCATCTTCAAAATAGAACTCGGGTCTTTTTCCTTGAGTTGGATCGAATCCAGGTTTCATTAGTGGTACTCCACTTGTAAGGATTATGAGAGCATCTATACCTTGAATTGCAGGAGCAAGACTTTCGGTATCTCTGATATCACCAATAAAAACATCATCCGCAGCACCAATTTTCTGCTTGCTTTCTTCTGATCTAACTAGCCCTCTTGCGATGTATTCGTTTGGcctctcttttaattttttataaactatttgTCCTGAAAAATAGTACCAATTAAACCACATTAATATAGATCGACAGGATATAGAATTTTTTGAGCCTTGGAATAGAAATATCATCATGCTAAACTTACTTGTCTTTTATATTGTACTTTTGAAGACAGGTTTATAGTCTGTGGTTAGTGTATGATTCATAATCTAACATTCAGGTAAGTTAGTTAGAAAGTTTGATTCAAAATTATGTTACAACCCTTCAAAACTACACATCTTAGCATTGTGATTGACAGAATCAAGAGAATATTTGGAATCATGTAATAAGCTAAAAAGAATCAATCATACGTAATTTAAGAATTGTTTCATTATCGATAAAGGAAAGACTACCGACAACCTTAAGTGTGTGGAAATTTCATCAAGACATTCTGAATGCTACATCAAAACTAGATTCAAATAACTGTAACCACTTTCTATATTGCAAACAAAACCTCTGTAAACGAAGGGTTTTAGGATAGTATTATACATTTCCAATTTCAAGCCAAAGGATATGTCCAATACAGCTTAGTGCAATCACTACATAGACACTATCGACATTGTGACCTTATTATATATAACTAATGTGAACTCGGGACtcaatcacaccaataaacttAGAGGTGTGGAGCAAGTATCAATGACAACTAATAACCAAGACAGTCACAAACTAGCAACCAAGTGTAAAGAAAAACCTCGATCGTACCAAAGAAcaacaagataaagagagtagagTGTAGTGAACAACACACCAAGAATTTGCTCCCTCAATTCGGGCCAATAAATGACCTACGTATGGAGGAGAGAGATCATTACACTTCACTATCAAagagttctttacaaagagttacaagaaaccAACCCTTATCCTTTGATTTCCTATGAATCTTCTCTTTTGGTCTCCCAAGATTCACCCATGTAGTTCACAAAGACACCTCTCATGTGTTTCCCATCTTTCCAAAGCCATGAATCTTTTCCCAAAAGGCACCAACCGTTTCCAAGAgccccctcttttggttctcTAAGATTCACATTTTGACCCTTTAAATCTcacccaaagaccctcaacccctAGCCTCTAAGCTCCCTAAAAGATGCTCCCAGTATCATAAAGGTTCACAATATCACGTTTTGACAAACCAAAACATGCTCCCAGCATCaccaaatcgtgccacgatttttccaagACTTCCAAcatcaattttgagtcacttttcaacaataacaaatgCGGTCACTTCACGATCCTTAATATTTCAAAGAATTTCAGTCTAATGAAGCGACTTCAATCACAGTCAAATGTGGCCATGAAGACATCAAACTAAATCTCCATGGCCTGGCCTAGATTGCATTCATAACTGTTTTATAATACCTTGCATATACAATGTTCTTCTTTGTACATCTAATCTAAGTTTGTTTATGGAAGCAAATAAATTGTACTGTGAGCAATACTTCCACTTATAAACTCACGTTCAAGACTAGACATCTGTTAACGGAAGACCTTATATCATCTTAAAATTTATGTCAGCTCTAACTCAAACCTACAAACGGCATGTAATGCGAGGAATGCCTCCCGCTTATAAACTGATTTTCGGGCCTTATTTCATCAattgtgggactcttaacattATATTTGCAGCAGAAGTCACTAGCATAACccataaaaaatcagaaattttcGGTTAATGTAAAGTTAGATACATTAACCCCCAAATCAGAAATCTTAATTTTCAAGACCACtaaattttacatatatattcCAACAATCTACCCTGCACTAAACCTAAATTAAAACTCATATAACTCTCATGAAATCCAGAAACCCTACATTTAAATTCCTATGTTTACACACATTTCAGCAGCAAaatcaagaaacaaaaacaaaacatgaaatGTCATTTTCTATCCAAAAACTctctaaaacaaacaaacaaagaattTAAAGAAAACCCACAAAACCAAACCTGTACGACCACCAGCACCAGTAACAAGCACAGTACTCTTTGAAGACTCAGccatagcaacaacaacaacacttcTTCTATTTCCACCTCTCTTAAAACTCCTTGGTAATGCAAGTGAAACCAATGAAGTAGAATAACAAGAAGAAAGCCTTAATGATGTAGAAGAAACAGGTAAATTAATTGTCCTTGCCACCAATGAATATTTATGGCATTGGTTAGGAAAAAATGTGGTAGCAGAAACAAAAGGAACACGTGTAGTAGTAGCCATAATTAACATCAAAGTAGTTCACACAGTAACATCGTTGTTATTATTAAGGGAAGTTTTGAAGTGAGTGAAGAATGAAAGATTTTAGTTCAACTATATTATAAATAGCatgtttttattgttgtttctgATTATGGTTGTTGCTTCTCATGTTGGTGTAGCACTAAAGTAGGGTTTTTGTTGCAGTTTATGTTTACTTTCACATTTCTTTCAGATTTTCTTATCCCTTTACCTTATCTTAGATCATCACACGTTACGTGACAAATGTAACTTGCTACTATTTTTTAAACTCTGGTCTTTCACAATTTTCTTGCATGTCAATTTagtttgttacaaaaaataataccgAAATTCGTTCATGAAAATTTTATCTCGAGGACAAATTAGTTCCCAACTTGTTATAAAGAGAGATTAATTTGTCCtcaatttaaaattgttatggattaatttagtattattttttgttaaggaTTAAATTGGAGCATAAGAAAATTGTCGGGAgcaaattgaattttcaaatatatacCGATCAACGATAAACTTCGGCCTCTAGTTTTTTTAAATAGGATAATTAAATCCCTCAATGTGATGATCGTCAACCATATGGTTTTTCCACGTATTTTCCATGTTTACAAGTGTTAACAATACAGATACAAAATAGACAAAGAGAGAATAACACAAAACCATTAAGCTTTTATTAGAGTTAGAATGACATTCTTAGTACAAAAGGTTTTTCCTGATTTTCTGGGGAAATTTCAGAGAAATTTGATCAATTAGTCTGAAAATCAGATTTTTAACTAAGAATAGTCAACAATGACCTAAACCATAAGAATGAGAGTTAGGAATattatccatgttacaaacaaaCTCAGAATTTATGCTGATATAATTCAGATTATAATCCGAACggtttttcctctaaaaaaggGATGTTTATGGGGTCTTCAGAGTCTATAATCCAAAAAGCAAgtaacgcgccctattttttaaGGTTAtcgaattataaaatccaaattggtgaattttttatttttttttcaccccataacaaaggaaaaattcaatttggattctaaaatccgaaaatcACATGAACATTTTCGTAAAAAAACATAGGGCGCGTGAGAAGATGATAAGGTGGGAAAAGTAAAGGTGTTTAAACTTTGCCAATCCATTATCTCCTCTTGATAGTTGATTTGGGcttagaaaattgcttttctaacaTCCAAAACTTCCTAATAACACATGGACATAACCAAAAACACCTtaacgatagttaactaccgttgattTATAACTAGAAAACCGAAGGTAGTTTACTACCGCTGAatttttttggtcatttccatGTATTATTAGGAAACATTGGCTGTCAAAAAAGCAACGGTCTTGGGCTTAAGCCTGTTTAACCAACATGGTGTTCGACTATCACAAGCCCAGTGGTCCAAATTCATATTTGTAACGCATTTTAAGAGTAGAAATGACCCCTCCTTTtgctttataatattttttaggacAGTCCTAACCGGTACCTTTGAGGTATTGATTAAACAACTAAAACAAGTCTccatgagtttagctcagttggtaaggacattgcataaaatatgcacGGTCCaaagttcgaaccccgaacaccaccaaaagaaaaaacaactgaaataagtaaaaaaaaaattataaaaaatgttgtaattattacttgatcaaaaatcaaaacttatattttaaagataaaatttctatttatgAATTCTTTAACCATTGCTCTAGGGACAATGGTTAACAAaaccttatttttttatatatcatcGTAGACTAACTTAGGGGTAATTATTCACCTATAAGCTTCCAAATCAAAGTTTTAACTTCTTGGGacctacaaaaaatataaacactTCTTGGGACCTCTTTaagcataatatttttttatttgaacgaTGGGATTAGCTAGTTAGACTACTGAATTTCTTTGTTGAACttaattaattagaaattaacaTTGCTATGTAGAGCTATGATGAAGACTGTTATATTAGTTTATGTAAGCAACTTGCGTATCAACAAGTGTTCTTCGTGAATTGATGTATGTTATGCATTTAAAACACGTTATAATTAACCTACTTATAGCTTAATGGTTTGtttcatacaaataaaatagagtGGCAAGAATGTCAATGAccatttcatcatcttcaaataTGATTGCTATGAAtgattgataaaattaataattttttagacaattaattaattcatcatGCGGAATGATTTGTTGATAATTTATTCATGAATTTGATTGAACGTTGACAACTTACGATGACAAATAATTGAAAGGAATTGAACATAATTATATAAGGGATAATTTTCTAAGTGAAATGCATGATAAAAAGTTTAGTAAAAAAATGCATGGTAAAAAGTTTCCATAAAAAAGAATGCCCGGTAAAAAGTATGAAAATTTTGCATAGGCTTTGTTTGtaagtttggaggggaggagaAGGAAAGGCTCTCGGGGATAGAAATatagggaaaaattgagaaatctttcacattttttaaaagagtatttttttagagagtgataaactaatgcttatgattaatatatttttaattttaagaatattataacatatattaaatttaaaaaattcatagaaACCTTCTCAAATCTCCCAAAATCCTCCTTCAATACAATTTTAAGGTTCCCCAAATGAGAagagttttatattttgaagaaatataaGCCCCCAAAGCTCCTCCTCACAATGTCCTCTATTTCTTTCCATttactccttccttttttttcaaactcTCTCCTCCATTCTCCTCCAAACTTGCAAACAAAGTCATAGTACACCGGAAGTTGGTCGAAGAATTCTAGAAGCTATGCATTTTGGCCGCTAGaattttgttataatattttcttgtttatttttttttttttggcgttAACACTCCGGCTCATAGAGGAAAAAGATTCTGTGTCTCCgtaagcttaactcaattggtaaggaCAACGCATAATACATGCAAGGTCTGGGTTCAAATTCCAGACACTACAAAAAAAAGGGTTCTGATAATCTAAAGATAGCTTGCCAAAAATTGTTACATCTATAAATCGAGGTatgaataatgcataatatatgagATAAAGATAGATTGCCAAAAGTTGTTACATCTATAAGTTGGGGTGTGAGTTGGAATCCACAGTACCTTACCTTGTTTGTATTTAGTCTGTGTAAGTTTTCGtattgaattatttgaaaagaGTGTAAACAACTCACTTTAAGAGAAAACTTTGACATTAGTGTTTCACTTAATTATAAGATATTATAGATGTAAGCTTTCACAATCTAACAGTTGTAtatagtcattttttttataaaattttcatataatataGTAACaagtttattaagaaaatatatttatattatatatttgttcCCCGAACCAATGTTTGGCTCCTTCACAATGTGAGGCTCAAAGTTTTTGGTTCCTATGGCCATTTATACGATAATGACATCTGTGTTAGTTATATAATTATGATATGTAGTGACATCATATCAATCACCATAAAGTTTTTTAGCttaaaattttgtataaaaatcattttgtttttataaagaATTATGCAAATATACTCATTGTTCTTGTTTTGattccattttttgttttcatttaccTTTACACTTTGTTTGTTTCTTAAACTTGGTTCTTTCTCCTCTTTGGAggtatgtaaaaaattattggcTCCTTACATGAGCACAAGTACACAAGGCCTAAAAgggaaatttaatattttataataatataatttattataacaTGATCAAAACATAtacataaacttaaattactTTATTATAATACTAATAACACATCTACATCAAGTACAATTACTACATCTCAACAAagggaaatttatttttattttcattttttttcatctgaattttgaatttttttggcaTAATTGATTAAGTAGCTCCTTGTAGCATGGAGCCGCGCTACCCGTGCTGTAGCACGGGTATCTCGACTAGTTAAATTAAATTGTCAATCCTAAGCAGTCACAGATGTCTCCACAGCAAGCTTGTTAGGATAACCAACTTCTGATTTAAGTTCAGATTCCCATAATTCTGGCACTGCTTCTCTAAGGTTGTGAATGCTTTCTAAGGCATAATCTGCACCTTTAATTCTCTGTGATTTACCAACCTATAAACAATGATGTGtaacaatcaaataattagaggtACATATTTGTTTGGCATATTACATAATTTCAATAATTTGGCAATTAGATACTACTAtataacaaatattagcaatggCTTACCAGCACAGTGTCAAGTCCCACACGTTTCCCAGCTTGTATGTTTCTGGCACTGTCCTCAAAGAATAACTGAAAATGacataataacaaaaaataattaggaTCATTGTTATAAAAAGTCCGCGACCACAATCTGGGTCGCGAGCATTGATTTTTTTAGGTCATTGTGAATATAAGTGACGCTGCATTATGAGGTTGTACCAACCACATTTAAGTGTGATAACAATATTTGGGGTTCCGATGCAACCTCAACCCTGACTGCAAAATTAGATCGGTTTGTTGtagcttatttaaaaaaaaaaaatatatcattatttttaaatatattttttaagagatttgctttttttgttacaaaatttagagaaaaaaaaaattagattttgaaaataatctGACAAATACTGCAAATAGAAATTGTTTGTTTAGAGTagcttattttgaaaagcattttgattgatttttatattttaaaaaccgATTTTTATTATAGCAAGTAAAcaacaatataattttatcatatttaaattttttttagtatacaAATTCTAAGTTATTGAATGtcgatatttttttaaaataatatgtaaCAAACGGACCCTTAAATGCTGATTattgattttcttaatttttttttaaatgatgagtGTAATAGGATTGTTTTCTTACAGTTCTTTGTGGGTCAAGGTTGGCTATCTTGAGAGCCAACTCAATAGCATATTCTGAAGGTTTGCAAATAATTGGTGTCTTTGGCAAAACTTGACTTGGATTGGATTGTGCAAAATGACCAATAATGTCAAATATTTGGAAGTTACTAGCACTAGTATTTGTGGTATGATTGGCTATGCTTGAACCTACAAACTcaatatcatcttcatcatcagaAACACTGTTCTTGTGGATGGGATTAAGTGTCTCAAAGCATATAACTCCTTCAAAACAATCTTCTAATCCAAGCCTACTTAGTGCCTTAATTGCATGAACTTTGTCTGCATTTGTGAAGATCTATAGGCAAAACACAATGAAAAGATCACATTagatttgattcaattttgaataaaccatcaatttagttATGTAAGTAGTCGTTACAGTATATAAAATCGGTCAATTCAATCATTATAATATGAGAAAATTTGTCAATATAGTCTCTAACATCTTAATAGCAGAGACTAAATTGACCGATTTTATATCTTTTCGAACTacttataatatttatatactttAGGTATTAAATTTGAGGGAGtgtggaaataaaaaaaaaaactta containing:
- the LOC25498498 gene encoding uncharacterized protein, with translation MEYEGRFRQAQRQKYDCLLFDLDDTLYPLSCGIAKACGQNIKDYMVEKLGIDRSIIDDLSNHLYKNYGTTMAGLRAIGYDFDYDEYHSFVHGRLPYENLKPDPILRNLLLSLPYRKLIFTNADKVHAIKALSRLGLEDCFEGVICFETLNPIHKNSVSDDEDDIEFVGSSIANHTTNTSASNFQIFDIIGHFAQSNPSQVLPKTPIICKPSEYAIELALKIANLDPQRTLFFEDSARNIQAGKRVGLDTVLVGKSQRIKGADYALESIHNLREAVPELWESELKSEVGYPNKLAVETSVTA
- the LOC25498497 gene encoding uncharacterized protein At5g02240; the protein is MLIMATTTRVPFVSATTFFPNQCHKYSLVARTINLPVSSTSLRLSSCYSTSLVSLALPRSFKRGGNRRSVVVVAMAESSKSTVLVTGAGGRTGQIVYKKLKERPNEYIARGLVRSEESKQKIGAADDVFIGDIRDTESLAPAIQGIDALIILTSGVPLMKPGFDPTQGKRPEFYFEDGAYPEQVDWIGQKNQIDAAKAAGVKQIVLVGSMGGTDLNHPLNSLGDGNILVWKRKAEQYLADSGIPYTIIRAGGLQDKEGGIRELVIGKDDELLKTDIRTIARPDVAEVCLQALNFEEAQFKAFDLASKPEGTGSPTKDFKALFSQITTRF